The Pirellulales bacterium genome contains the following window.
CGTAACCCCACCACCGTATTGAGTTTCAACATGGCGCGCCGGTGGCGAACCAGGGCATCGCGGTACTGCCGGACCAGGTCCTGATAGTCACGCTGCGCAATCAAATAGGCGTAGACGTCCTCGTTTTCCTTTTCCGAGGCCTTCAGGCTGTGGTCGCGTACCTCGCGCGCCGCGGGCAGCAGCCGCTTTTCGATCCGCTCGATCATTTGCCGAGAAATCTCGTATTCCTCACGGGCATCCTCCACCTCGGCCCATACCCGCCGCTCGATCGCCTGCAGCTCCAGCCGGCTCTGATCGACGTTAACCGCGGCACGGCGGATATTGCCCTGGTTTCGGTCATAAATCGGCGCCGTAACCGTGGCTCCCAAGGCCCAGGAGCGCGAGCTGGGGAGGTTAAACGGTGCATTATCCTGGTACGTGTAAGGTTGATACAGGACGTACACGTCCGAGAAGCGGTTGGCCTTGGCCAATTTCACGTCGGCCAGCGACCGGCAAACATTCAGACGATACACCGCGACGTCGGGTCGCGCGGCCAATGCCGTTTGTGCGAGCTCTTCAGTCGGTGGTGGCGGAGGCACCAGGTCGCGCAGCGAGCCGCGCAGCTCGAGCGTTTGTGATGCCTCGCGCGGCATGCTGAGAATCGTGGCCAGGGTTCGCTTGGCGCTGGCCAGGTTTCCTTCGGCGTCGAGCTTTACCAATTCGAGCGCGTCGCGATGTATTTCGATGTGGTCGGCCTGTAGCTTCTCGTCCTCGGTGTCGTTCCCCTTCTTTCCTTGCGTCGTGATCGCCTGCTCGACGCCCGCGATGCCCGCCTCGGCAAAGCGCAAGGTCTCCCGCGCCGACAGCGCGTCGATGTAGGCGGTGTACAGCGTGTCCAACTCCTGCCGGACGAAGTCCTGGTATTGTGCCTCGGTCGCGCGCCGGGCTTGTGCCGCCACCTCCATCCGCGCGAGCCGCTTGCCCGAAAGGTCGAGCGGATACGTGATGTTGATGTCGTACTGGGTCGGCCCGCCCGGGTTACTGGTCGCGCTGTAGCGACGGTAGGGAATGAGCTGGCCATCGGCGAACACGAACGGATTGACGCGCAGCGACGCGGTCAGCTCGTCCGCCCGGGCTTGCGGAATCTCGAGCTGCTTGGCGCGTAGTGACAGGCTGTTGTATGTCAGCTGCTCAATCGCCTGATCGAGCGTCAGCCCATCGAGCGGCCCTTCGTCCTCGGGCGTTAGAGGAGCATCCAGGGCAAATGGCATGGCCCCCATGCCGGGCGACGTGCGACGTCCACCGGGCAGCCCAAAGCTCGGCGTGCTGGGCGCACGACGCATGCCCGGCCTCCCGGGTTGAATGCGGGGATGGCCGGGCCGGCCGCCGATGATGCCCCCCTGGTCCTGGTAGCTCGCGGCCGAGACACCAAGCCCAGGACCAACACCCCCGGGCGCAGAGAGATCCTGCGCGCCAGCCGGCGCGGCTAGTAGCAGCACGACAGCGATCCCCCTCATCACGCGCATGTTGTGCAAATTGCTGGTGTCAGCCCCGACTTGCGCGGCATCGCGCGCAGCTGCTCAACTTGGAAAGATCGGCTGTGTTTGCCACGTTTAATGATGGAATCGGTCGCGAGGAAACGATGCGTGCCAGCAGCGTCAGCATCCCCCGTCGGCTTCTCGCATCGGGAGA
Protein-coding sequences here:
- a CDS encoding TolC family protein, coding for MRRAPSTPSFGLPGGRRTSPGMGAMPFALDAPLTPEDEGPLDGLTLDQAIEQLTYNSLSLRAKQLEIPQARADELTASLRVNPFVFADGQLIPYRRYSATSNPGGPTQYDINITYPLDLSGKRLARMEVAAQARRATEAQYQDFVRQELDTLYTAYIDALSARETLRFAEAGIAGVEQAITTQGKKGNDTEDEKLQADHIEIHRDALELVKLDAEGNLASAKRTLATILSMPREASQTLELRGSLRDLVPPPPPTEELAQTALAARPDVAVYRLNVCRSLADVKLAKANRFSDVYVLYQPYTYQDNAPFNLPSSRSWALGATVTAPIYDRNQGNIRRAAVNVDQSRLELQAIERRVWAEVEDAREEYEISRQMIERIEKRLLPAAREVRDHSLKASEKENEDVYAYLIAQRDYQDLVRQYRDALVRHRRAMLKLNTVVGLRVLP